One Egicoccus halophilus genomic region harbors:
- a CDS encoding gluconate 2-dehydrogenase subunit 3 family protein, producing MSRRSFLAVTGTLATAAVVPGCTTDRGAVDQVPREGPSAVPQPGVQVPEATGAATRFLNPDQYAILEAIAARIIPGDEDDPGAVQAGCVDYIDRLLATHEGYPERTYTMGPFARGYEGDEEPPAEDGIIWVPADELERYGWQAGQTPRDLYRMGLARFQELVAARHAGASFVDLSEDEQDAILEAIEDNEDDDVDEIFDPLPADTFFDLVHGHVVEGFLADPMYGGNQDMVGWRLVGFPGAQRAYSPEEMLDPNFNRPPQSLAMLPMLHGAHRDDTQALGSVRRRHPNGPID from the coding sequence TTGAGCCGTCGGTCCTTCCTGGCCGTCACGGGCACGCTGGCAACCGCCGCCGTGGTCCCCGGGTGCACCACCGACCGCGGCGCGGTCGACCAGGTGCCCCGGGAGGGTCCGTCCGCGGTGCCACAACCGGGCGTGCAGGTGCCCGAGGCCACGGGCGCGGCCACCCGCTTCCTCAATCCGGACCAGTACGCGATCCTCGAGGCCATCGCCGCCCGCATCATCCCGGGGGACGAGGACGATCCCGGTGCGGTGCAGGCGGGCTGTGTCGACTACATCGACCGACTGCTCGCCACCCACGAGGGCTATCCCGAACGCACCTACACGATGGGGCCGTTCGCGCGCGGGTACGAGGGCGACGAGGAACCTCCGGCCGAGGACGGCATCATCTGGGTGCCCGCGGACGAGCTCGAGCGCTACGGCTGGCAGGCGGGTCAGACGCCGCGTGACCTCTACCGCATGGGTCTGGCCCGGTTCCAGGAGCTGGTCGCCGCTCGCCACGCAGGAGCGAGCTTCGTCGACCTGAGCGAGGACGAGCAGGACGCCATCCTCGAAGCGATCGAGGACAACGAGGACGACGACGTCGACGAGATCTTCGATCCGTTGCCCGCGGACACGTTCTTCGACCTGGTCCATGGGCACGTCGTCGAAGGCTTCCTCGCCGACCCGATGTACGGCGGCAACCAGGACATGGTCGGGTGGCGACTGGTCGGCTTCCCCGGCGCGCAGCGGGCCTACTCCCCCGAGGAGATGCTCGACCCGAACTTCAACCGGCCTCCGCAGTCCCTGGCCATGCTGCCGATGTTGCACGGTGCGCACCGCGACGACACGCAGGCGCTGGGCTCGGTCCGGCGGCGTCATCCCAACGGGCCCATCGACTGA
- a CDS encoding GMC family oxidoreductase encodes MIEHPEVDVVTVGAGWTAGIAAQQLTAQGLDVVSLEKGRAQWTWPDFAHNHDELRFSERGEMLHEIERESWTWRPNATLPSLPMRQYGSFHPGSNLGGAGAHWSGVTWRFLPTDFDYVSHHTDRYGANAFPEGHSNQDWPVSYMDLEPHYTQFEIDTGISGQTGNLNGEILEGGNPFEGPRSRPYPLPPLAPTRGGLKFAEAAGQLGYSAFRNPSGILSEGYTDMSGEPRAGCVYCGFCTRYGCHVDAKSSALTAHIPMALDTGRYEIRTRCYVKHIAVDNTGLATGLVYLGADGREHFQPARTVLVCGYTLSNTRVLLLSVSDAHPNGIGNDRQQVGRNYTYQVLGPMTVGLFEGERFNTYMGNTSTGHAAYDLAGDAFDHAGLGFIGGGQLMSGGGERLPIGGVQGVPAPGGDSPEEARAWGQAFKDRMRDWDSYLDIAIQGESPAYEFNRLDLDPNYTDFLGRPLLRITFDFTENERRMYAYIAQRAIEIMDVMNPTARQDTPELWDYNIADYQSTHNQGGTIFGTDPSNSVTNRYGQVWDTPNVFCMGASLFPQNPGANPTQTVAALAYWALAGMREHRYFDAPTELIG; translated from the coding sequence GTGATCGAGCATCCCGAGGTCGACGTGGTGACGGTCGGTGCCGGCTGGACCGCCGGTATCGCCGCGCAGCAACTGACCGCGCAGGGCCTGGACGTGGTGTCGTTGGAGAAGGGTCGGGCGCAGTGGACCTGGCCGGACTTCGCCCACAACCACGACGAGCTGCGGTTCTCCGAGCGTGGCGAGATGCTGCACGAGATCGAGCGTGAGTCGTGGACCTGGCGTCCGAATGCGACGCTGCCGTCGTTGCCGATGCGCCAGTACGGCTCGTTCCACCCGGGTTCCAACCTCGGTGGCGCAGGGGCGCACTGGTCGGGGGTGACCTGGCGGTTCCTGCCGACCGACTTCGACTACGTCTCGCACCACACCGACCGCTACGGCGCGAACGCGTTCCCGGAGGGGCACAGCAACCAGGACTGGCCGGTCAGCTACATGGACCTCGAACCGCACTACACGCAGTTCGAGATCGACACCGGGATCTCCGGTCAGACCGGCAACCTCAACGGTGAGATCCTCGAGGGCGGCAACCCGTTCGAGGGTCCGCGCAGCCGTCCCTACCCCCTGCCCCCGCTGGCTCCCACCCGCGGCGGCCTGAAGTTCGCCGAGGCGGCAGGACAGCTGGGCTACTCGGCGTTCCGCAATCCGTCGGGCATCCTGTCCGAGGGCTACACCGACATGTCCGGCGAGCCGCGGGCGGGCTGCGTGTACTGCGGGTTCTGCACCCGCTACGGCTGTCACGTCGACGCCAAGTCCTCGGCGCTCACGGCCCACATCCCGATGGCGCTCGACACGGGTCGCTACGAGATCCGCACCCGCTGCTACGTCAAGCACATCGCCGTGGACAACACCGGTCTGGCCACCGGCCTGGTCTACCTCGGTGCCGACGGCCGCGAGCACTTCCAGCCGGCCCGCACCGTCCTGGTGTGCGGCTACACCCTGTCCAACACCCGCGTGCTGCTGCTGTCGGTCTCCGACGCGCATCCCAACGGGATCGGCAACGACCGTCAGCAGGTCGGGCGCAACTACACCTACCAGGTGCTCGGACCCATGACGGTCGGGCTGTTCGAGGGCGAACGCTTCAACACCTACATGGGCAACACCTCGACCGGGCATGCCGCCTACGACCTCGCCGGCGACGCGTTCGACCATGCCGGGCTGGGATTCATCGGTGGGGGGCAGCTGATGTCCGGCGGCGGCGAGCGACTTCCCATCGGTGGCGTCCAGGGCGTGCCCGCTCCCGGCGGCGACAGCCCCGAAGAGGCTCGCGCATGGGGGCAGGCGTTCAAGGACCGCATGCGCGACTGGGACTCGTACCTCGACATCGCCATCCAGGGCGAGAGTCCCGCCTACGAGTTCAACCGCCTCGACCTCGACCCGAACTACACCGACTTCCTCGGCCGGCCGCTGCTGCGCATCACGTTCGATTTCACCGAGAACGAGCGCCGGATGTACGCCTACATCGCGCAGCGGGCGATCGAGATCATGGACGTGATGAACCCGACGGCCCGGCAGGACACCCCGGAGTTGTGGGACTACAACATCGCCGACTACCAGTCGACCCACAACCAGGGCGGGACGATCTTCGGTACCGACCCGTCCAACTCGGTGACCAACCGCTACGGCCAGGTGTGGGACACGCCGAACGTGTTCTGCATGGGCGCGTCGCTGTTCCCGCAGAACCCGGGGGCCAACCCCACGCAGACGGTGGCGGCGCTGGCGTACTGGGCGCTGGCCGGCATGCGTGAGCACCGCTACTTCGACGCGCCGACGGAGCTGATCGGATGA
- a CDS encoding ABC transporter permease, producing the protein MARYVVVRTGQALLALLGVSIVVFALMHLVPGDPVRAALGTRFTPELYDALVQRAGLDRPLVVQYVDWLGRAVTGDLGVSFRTGDPVATMLAERIPRTALLAFGALLIGLAIALPAGILSAVRQGKPVDYAANTFAQIGVSIPDFWFGILGILVFARVLGWLPPGGYRPLTEAPLESLRYLLLPAATAGVVTGAILTRFVRSSVLEAMNAEHVRLARAKGLPSRYVLRHHVLRNAWIPIVTVTGLQLGTLLGGIVVVEIVFSWPGIGLLALSAVETRDYPVLQGAVLFIAAVFLVLNLLVDLLYARLDPRIRVGADA; encoded by the coding sequence TTGGCCCGCTACGTCGTCGTCCGCACCGGGCAGGCGCTGCTCGCGCTGCTCGGCGTGTCCATCGTGGTGTTCGCCCTGATGCACCTGGTGCCGGGTGACCCGGTCCGGGCCGCGCTGGGCACCCGTTTCACGCCCGAGCTCTACGACGCGCTGGTGCAGCGCGCCGGGCTCGACCGGCCGCTGGTCGTGCAGTACGTCGACTGGCTGGGTCGTGCCGTCACCGGCGACCTCGGCGTTAGCTTCCGTACCGGCGACCCGGTCGCGACGATGCTGGCCGAGCGCATCCCGAGGACGGCGCTGCTGGCGTTCGGGGCCCTGCTCATCGGCCTGGCGATCGCGTTGCCCGCCGGCATCCTGTCCGCGGTGCGCCAGGGCAAGCCGGTCGACTACGCGGCCAACACCTTCGCGCAGATCGGGGTCTCGATCCCCGACTTCTGGTTCGGGATCCTGGGGATCCTGGTGTTTGCCCGGGTGCTGGGCTGGTTGCCGCCGGGCGGGTACCGACCGCTGACGGAGGCGCCGCTGGAGTCGCTGCGCTACCTGCTGCTGCCGGCCGCGACGGCAGGCGTCGTGACCGGTGCGATCCTGACCCGGTTCGTGCGTTCGTCCGTGCTCGAGGCGATGAACGCCGAGCACGTGCGGCTCGCCCGCGCGAAGGGGTTGCCCTCGCGGTACGTGTTGCGCCACCACGTGCTGCGCAACGCCTGGATCCCGATCGTGACGGTCACGGGCCTGCAGTTGGGCACCCTGCTCGGCGGCATCGTGGTGGTCGAGATCGTCTTCTCGTGGCCGGGCATCGGTCTGCTGGCCCTCAGCGCGGTGGAGACCCGTGACTACCCGGTCCTGCAGGGTGCGGTGCTGTTCATCGCCGCGGTGTTCCTGGTGCTCAATCTGCTGGTCGACCTGCTGTACGCGCGGCTCGACCCGCGCATCCGGGTGGGAGCCGACGCATGA
- a CDS encoding ABC transporter substrate-binding protein, protein MAVTAASGLLLTACGDGGGGVDLDDPTAQDTEDPGTDDPGTDGDTDAGEATADGTEGGTLVAAIGGEPDQLNPLTTTSSFAFTVLENVYDTLVQPGDDLTPEPALAESWETSDDLLTWVFTLREGVTFHDGSDFTADDVVASMEYIRDEGANGWRLEAVDAFEATDDYTVTVNLNRPAPNLLDQLGPFKGMAIVPSEQIDAGTLGDEVIGTGPFQLTSASADVLELEAYADYWGEGPYLDGIEFRIIPDEGVKLTNLETGEVDWIDSVPPEQVTDLEQMGEVEVGRVAGNDYWYMALNNEREPFDDPDVRRAIAFALDPVAIAEATNFDAATPNETAIPEGSFWYLDYAPFGHDPDQAQSLLDEAGVDGLSIDLMVTNEFPETVTAAQVIASQLGEVGVDVQIRTEDFTTWLAEQGEGNFDAFALGWLGNIDPDDFYYAQHHSEGVNNFQGFDDAEVDQLLDDARVEVDEEARKELYDQAAQRIVDQASYIYFYNPDIVEAWSPDVSGYVTRADSATRFVDTRLEE, encoded by the coding sequence GTGGCCGTAACCGCCGCCTCCGGGCTGCTGCTCACCGCCTGTGGTGACGGCGGGGGTGGTGTGGACCTCGACGACCCGACGGCACAGGACACCGAGGACCCCGGCACCGACGATCCGGGGACCGACGGGGACACCGACGCGGGCGAGGCCACCGCCGACGGAACCGAGGGCGGCACCCTGGTCGCCGCGATCGGCGGCGAGCCCGATCAGCTCAATCCACTGACGACCACCTCGTCGTTCGCGTTCACCGTGCTCGAGAACGTCTACGACACCCTGGTCCAACCCGGGGACGATCTCACGCCCGAGCCGGCGTTGGCCGAGTCCTGGGAGACGTCCGACGACCTGTTGACCTGGGTGTTCACGCTGCGTGAGGGCGTGACCTTCCACGACGGGTCGGACTTCACGGCCGACGACGTGGTCGCCTCCATGGAGTACATCCGCGACGAGGGCGCCAACGGCTGGCGCCTCGAAGCGGTCGACGCCTTCGAGGCCACCGACGACTACACCGTCACGGTCAACCTCAACCGCCCGGCGCCGAACCTGCTCGACCAGCTGGGACCGTTCAAGGGCATGGCGATCGTCCCGTCCGAGCAGATCGACGCGGGCACCCTGGGCGATGAGGTGATCGGCACCGGCCCCTTCCAACTCACCTCCGCCTCGGCCGACGTGCTCGAGCTCGAGGCGTACGCCGACTACTGGGGTGAGGGCCCGTACCTCGACGGCATCGAGTTCCGCATCATCCCCGACGAGGGCGTGAAGCTCACCAACCTCGAGACCGGGGAGGTCGACTGGATCGACTCCGTCCCGCCCGAACAGGTGACCGATCTCGAGCAGATGGGCGAGGTGGAGGTCGGGCGCGTCGCCGGCAACGACTACTGGTACATGGCGCTCAACAACGAGCGTGAGCCCTTCGACGACCCCGACGTCCGTCGCGCGATCGCCTTCGCGCTCGACCCCGTCGCCATCGCCGAGGCCACGAACTTCGACGCGGCCACGCCCAACGAGACCGCCATCCCCGAGGGCAGCTTCTGGTACCTCGACTACGCCCCCTTCGGCCACGATCCCGACCAGGCGCAGTCGCTGCTCGACGAGGCCGGCGTCGACGGGTTGTCGATCGACCTCATGGTGACCAACGAGTTCCCGGAGACCGTCACCGCGGCGCAGGTGATCGCCAGCCAGCTCGGCGAGGTCGGCGTCGACGTGCAGATCCGCACCGAGGACTTCACCACCTGGCTCGCCGAGCAGGGTGAGGGCAACTTCGACGCCTTCGCGCTCGGTTGGCTCGGCAACATCGACCCGGACGACTTCTACTACGCGCAGCACCACTCCGAGGGTGTCAACAACTTCCAGGGCTTCGACGATGCCGAGGTCGACCAGTTGCTCGACGACGCGCGGGTGGAGGTGGACGAGGAGGCGCGCAAGGAGCTCTACGACCAGGCCGCACAGCGCATCGTCGACCAGGCGTCCTACATCTACTTCTACAACCCCGACATCGTCGAGGCCTGGTCCCCGGACGTGTCCGGGTACGTGACCCGCGCCGATTCGGCGACACGATTCGTCGACACCCGTCTCGAGGAGTGA
- a CDS encoding ABC transporter ATP-binding protein: MSDPVLQVDGLEVHFPAGRGGGRGRGSSDVVRAVDGISFAIERGTTLGLVGESGCGKSTTGLAILRLVEPTGGRVQFDGTDLSTLGRGELRRWRRRAAMVFQDPYASLDPRRSIGEAIGEALDIHELHQGKQARPQRIAELLERVGLHPDTAGRYPHEFSGGQRQRVGIARALAVEPEFLVCDEPIAALDVSIQAQVLNLLADLQAELGLTYLFIAHDLAAVQHVSDRIAVMYLGRIVEEGDRRQVITRPQHPYTRALLSAVPVPDPVRERARRRVSLAGDVPSPMDPPSGCRFRTRCPEVFEACGRVDPDLQAVGSDGDRDGHRAACLLHGEVGQPVERSDHPDADQREAGLDDALSI; encoded by the coding sequence GTGAGCGACCCGGTGCTGCAGGTCGACGGCCTCGAGGTGCACTTCCCGGCCGGTCGCGGTGGCGGCCGGGGACGCGGGAGCTCCGACGTGGTGCGGGCCGTCGACGGGATCAGCTTCGCGATCGAGCGGGGCACCACGTTGGGGCTGGTCGGCGAGTCCGGGTGTGGGAAGTCCACCACCGGGCTGGCCATCCTGCGCCTGGTGGAACCGACCGGGGGACGCGTCCAGTTCGACGGCACCGACCTGTCCACCCTCGGCCGCGGCGAGCTCCGGCGGTGGCGTCGACGGGCCGCGATGGTCTTCCAGGACCCCTACGCGTCGCTCGACCCGCGCCGGTCGATCGGTGAGGCGATCGGTGAGGCACTCGACATCCACGAGCTGCACCAGGGCAAGCAGGCCCGGCCGCAGCGGATCGCCGAGCTGCTCGAACGGGTCGGTCTGCACCCCGACACGGCCGGCCGGTATCCCCACGAGTTCTCCGGCGGTCAGCGACAACGGGTGGGCATCGCCCGGGCGCTGGCGGTCGAACCGGAGTTCCTGGTGTGCGACGAGCCCATCGCGGCGCTCGACGTGTCCATCCAGGCGCAGGTCCTCAACCTGCTGGCCGACCTGCAGGCGGAGCTCGGACTGACCTATCTGTTCATCGCCCACGACCTCGCCGCGGTGCAGCACGTCTCGGACCGCATCGCCGTGATGTACCTCGGTCGGATCGTCGAGGAGGGTGATCGTCGCCAGGTGATCACCCGTCCGCAGCATCCCTACACGCGCGCGCTGCTGTCCGCGGTCCCGGTCCCCGACCCGGTCCGGGAGCGCGCGCGCCGACGGGTGTCGCTCGCCGGCGACGTGCCGAGCCCGATGGATCCGCCGTCGGGTTGCCGGTTCCGGACCCGCTGCCCGGAGGTGTTCGAGGCCTGCGGACGGGTGGACCCCGACCTGCAGGCCGTCGGCTCGGACGGTGACCGCGACGGCCATCGGGCCGCCTGTCTGCTGCACGGTGAGGTCGGTCAGCCGGTCGAGCGGTCGGACCACCCCGACGCGGACCAGCGGGAAGCGGGATTGGATGACGCCCTGTCGATCTGA
- a CDS encoding ABC transporter permease, with amino-acid sequence MSNLDAGADRQQLEAPTSRQVPRWRETLTVLLANRLAALGLVLLLALLLTALFADQLVRYPINAQDLTVRFQGPSADHWFGTDDLGRDVYSRVVMGSRVSLQVGAVAVGISLVAGTLIGLLSGYRGGWLDSISMRAMDVLFSFPVILLAIALVAVLGPSLRNTMIAVGIVFTPIFARVVRGSVLSVREELHVRAVRSLGASDWRIVTRHVLPNVAGPIIVQASLSFAFAILTEAALSYIGVGVQPPDPAWGYMLSDAQRFQQQGWWLSVFPGLAIFLTVMAFNVLGDGLRDALDPRQRSVIQSRGVE; translated from the coding sequence ATGAGCAACCTCGACGCGGGAGCCGACCGGCAGCAGCTCGAGGCGCCGACCAGCCGCCAGGTGCCCCGCTGGCGCGAGACCCTGACGGTCCTGCTCGCCAACCGTCTGGCGGCGCTCGGCCTCGTCCTGCTGTTGGCGTTGCTGTTGACCGCACTCTTCGCCGACCAGCTGGTCCGCTATCCGATCAACGCGCAGGACCTGACCGTCCGTTTCCAGGGACCGTCGGCCGACCACTGGTTCGGGACCGACGACCTCGGCCGCGACGTCTACAGCCGGGTCGTGATGGGTTCGCGGGTGTCGTTGCAGGTCGGGGCGGTCGCGGTCGGGATCAGCCTCGTCGCCGGCACCCTGATCGGACTGTTGTCGGGCTACCGTGGCGGCTGGCTCGACAGCATCAGCATGCGGGCCATGGACGTGCTGTTCTCCTTCCCGGTGATCCTGCTGGCGATCGCGCTGGTGGCCGTGCTCGGTCCGTCGCTCCGCAACACCATGATCGCCGTCGGGATCGTGTTCACGCCGATCTTCGCCCGCGTCGTACGCGGCAGCGTCCTCAGCGTCCGTGAGGAGCTGCACGTCCGTGCCGTGCGGTCGTTGGGTGCCAGCGACTGGCGCATCGTGACCCGCCACGTCCTGCCCAACGTCGCCGGACCGATCATCGTCCAGGCCTCGCTGAGCTTCGCGTTCGCGATCCTCACCGAGGCGGCACTGAGCTACATCGGCGTGGGTGTCCAGCCCCCCGACCCGGCGTGGGGCTACATGCTCTCCGACGCCCAGCGGTTCCAACAGCAGGGGTGGTGGCTCTCGGTGTTCCCCGGACTGGCGATCTTCCTGACCGTCATGGCCTTCAACGTGCTCGGGGACGGCCTGCGCGACGCGCTCGACCCCCGACAGCGCAGCGTCATCCAGTCGCGGGGCGTGGAGTGA
- a CDS encoding MarR family winged helix-turn-helix transcriptional regulator: protein MGQPLHEADSADAASSTAIVALLHTFGTQMHAIGSRFAAREDLHPTDLQALSLLAQADESLTAGQLADALQLSTGATTRLVDRLERVGHVRRHPDRHDRRRRRIGISPDARATAGSYFGELARRIEAIVEEFSPSEQAVLEAFLLRLVASLETPPEQTAP from the coding sequence ATGGGACAACCGCTGCACGAGGCAGACAGTGCCGACGCTGCCTCGTCGACGGCGATCGTCGCCCTCCTGCACACCTTCGGTACGCAGATGCACGCCATCGGCAGCCGGTTCGCCGCCCGGGAGGACCTGCACCCGACGGATCTGCAGGCGTTGTCCCTGCTGGCCCAGGCGGACGAGTCGTTGACCGCGGGGCAGCTCGCCGATGCCCTGCAGCTCTCGACCGGGGCCACCACCCGACTCGTGGATCGACTCGAGCGCGTCGGCCACGTGCGGCGTCACCCCGATCGGCACGACCGACGACGACGACGCATCGGCATCAGTCCCGACGCGCGCGCGACCGCCGGCAGCTACTTCGGTGAACTCGCCCGACGCATCGAGGCCATCGTGGAGGAGTTCAGTCCGTCGGAGCAGGCCGTGCTCGAGGCCTTCCTGCTCCGCCTGGTGGCCTCGCTCGAGACGCCACCGGAGCAGACCGCGCCGTGA
- a CDS encoding ABC transporter ATP-binding protein produces the protein MSNPSAPDREVVLSVRDLEVSFASKRGRASVVRGLDYDVHRGETLAIVGESGSGKSVSTLALTKLIPMPPGRVTGTAHLGGEDLLAMSERELLRVRGRRVGFVFQDPMTSLNPVHPIGRQLVEGMRHHLGLSEAQGRDRAVELLRLVGIPAAEKRLDDYPHQFSGGMRQRVVIAIGLSCDPQVLIADEATTALDVTTQAQITELVGRLQQELGMAVIWITHDLGVVAGIADRVLVMYAGEIVEEARVDELFADPRHPYTVGLLRSLPVLGAFDRDELAAIPGLPPAPTDLPAGCAFHPRCGFRHDDRCATERPPLREVAPGHRIRSFYEVAEDERRAAATAGDDEQAPTSAGRDSEGVA, from the coding sequence GTGAGCAACCCGTCCGCGCCCGACCGCGAGGTCGTCCTGTCCGTCCGCGACCTCGAGGTGTCCTTCGCGAGCAAGCGTGGTCGCGCGTCGGTCGTGCGCGGCCTCGACTACGACGTGCACCGCGGGGAGACGCTGGCCATCGTCGGGGAGTCCGGCTCGGGCAAGTCGGTCTCCACGCTGGCGTTGACCAAGCTGATCCCGATGCCGCCCGGCCGGGTCACCGGCACGGCGCACCTCGGCGGCGAGGACCTGCTCGCGATGAGCGAACGCGAGCTGCTGCGGGTGCGCGGGCGTCGGGTGGGCTTCGTCTTCCAGGACCCGATGACCTCGCTCAACCCGGTGCACCCCATCGGTCGCCAGCTGGTGGAGGGCATGCGCCACCACCTCGGCCTGTCGGAGGCACAGGGGCGGGACCGGGCGGTCGAGCTGTTGCGGTTGGTCGGGATCCCTGCCGCGGAGAAGCGCCTCGACGACTATCCCCACCAGTTCAGCGGGGGCATGCGTCAGCGGGTCGTGATCGCCATCGGCCTGTCGTGTGATCCACAGGTACTGATCGCCGACGAGGCCACGACCGCCCTCGACGTCACCACGCAGGCACAGATCACCGAGCTCGTCGGCCGACTCCAACAGGAGCTCGGCATGGCGGTGATCTGGATCACCCACGACCTCGGGGTCGTGGCCGGGATCGCCGACCGGGTGCTGGTGATGTATGCCGGGGAGATCGTCGAGGAGGCCCGCGTCGACGAACTGTTCGCCGACCCGAGGCATCCCTACACGGTGGGGTTGTTGCGCTCGCTGCCGGTGCTCGGTGCCTTCGACCGCGACGAGTTGGCCGCGATCCCCGGCCTGCCGCCTGCTCCCACCGACCTGCCGGCGGGTTGTGCGTTCCACCCGCGCTGCGGGTTCCGGCACGACGACCGCTGCGCCACCGAGCGACCCCCGCTGCGCGAGGTGGCGCCGGGCCATCGCATACGCAGCTTCTACGAGGTGGCCGAGGACGAGCGTCGTGCGGCCGCCACGGCCGGGGACGACGAGCAGGCGCCCACCTCCGCGGGCAGGGACTCGGAGGGGGTGGCGTGA